From the genome of Corallococcus macrosporus DSM 14697:
TGAGGTCTTCAATCTGCCCCTGGTGGACGCGCACGCTGCTCTGGCGGCCCACCTCCAGGAAGGCCTCCGCCTGGCGGGCACCCTTGCGCTTGGCGCGCTGGACGATTCTCTTCGCGAGCTGCTGGTAGTCCATGGTGTTGGCGCTCCCTCTCAGGCGACCTTGGTTCCGCCGACGGTGATGTTGTCGATGCGCACGGTGGGCAGGCCCACGCCCACCGGCATGGACTGGCCATTCTTCCCGCACACGCCCATGCCCGGGTCGGGCATCGGGTCGGTGCCGACGCGCGACACGTTCTTCAGCGCCTCCGGCCCCACGCCGATGAGCGTCGCGTTCTTCACCGGGCGGCCCAGCTTGCCGTCTTCAATCTGGTACGCCTCGCTGACCTCGAAGACGAAGTTGCCGTTGGTGATGTCCACCTGTCCGCCGCCGAAGGTGGCGCAGTACAGGCCGCGCTTCACCTCCTTGAGGATGTCCTCGGGGGCGTGGTCACCCGGGGCCAGGAAGGTGTTCGTCATGCGCGGCATGGGCAGGTGCTTGAAGGACTCGCGCCGCCCGCTGCCGGTGCTGCGCTGGCCCATGAGCTGCGCGTTGAGGCTGTCGTAGAGGTAGCCCTTGAGCACGCCGTTCTCGATGAGGACCTTGCGCTCGCCGGGGTTGCCCTCGTCGTCGATGTTGATGGAGCCGCGCCCGCTGGACACGGTGCCGTCGTCGATGACGGTGACCAGGTCGGAGGCGACCTTCTCCCCCAGTTTGCCAGCGAACAGCGAGGTGCCCTTGCGGATGAAGTCCGCCTCCAGGCCGTGGCCCACCGCCTCGTGCAGGAGGATGCCGCTCCAGCCCGGGGCCAGCACCACCGTCTGCGGGCCGGCCACGCAGTCCACCGCGCCCA
Proteins encoded in this window:
- a CDS encoding TldD/PmbA family protein, which gives rise to MPRASAPTKRAPSSQLAPPVARRPAAAALLPQPLVERLLAVAMERGGDFAEVYIERTLTTAVRLEESLIKSAQTGLVQGVGVRVIAGGKVGYAFSDDWDEPALLRAASTAAMIAQGGGAERSFAVRRAAVPSHYHVTTPLMDVEVSLKTGLLMRADKAARAFDARVKQVNGGYVDQTRRIAVANTHGRYTEDTQDLCRISVMVVAQGKGGERRTGMYGGGGRVPFTHWDTFSPEDVAREAARQAVATLGAVDCVAGPQTVVLAPGWSGILLHEAVGHGLEADFIRKGTSLFAGKLGEKVASDLVTVIDDGTVSSGRGSINIDDEGNPGERKVLIENGVLKGYLYDSLNAQLMGQRSTGSGRRESFKHLPMPRMTNTFLAPGDHAPEDILKEVKRGLYCATFGGGQVDITNGNFVFEVSEAYQIEDGKLGRPVKNATLIGVGPEALKNVSRVGTDPMPDPGMGVCGKNGQSMPVGVGLPTVRIDNITVGGTKVA